A genomic region of Chryseobacterium sp. KACC 21268 contains the following coding sequences:
- a CDS encoding aminoacyl-histidine dipeptidase, translating to MEYSQLEPKVIWKNFEALNSVPRPSKKEEKVIKFIKEFGEKLGLPTTVDEAGNVIITKPATAGMENRQPIVMQSHLDMVCQKNNDVDFDFETQGIQMFVDGDWVKANGTTLGADNGLGVATIMSILESDDIPHPDLEALFTIDEETGMTGALALKPGQLKGEILLNLDTEEDDEIDIGCAGGVDVTASAKFDLNDSKGETFKIEIKGLQGGHSGMDIIKGLGNSNKLLGRFLFSALENQIQLSSIDGGSLRNAIPREANATFTVENSSEFFKNVEQLKSEILEEFASLEKDLTINIEKIDLQEKVISVENSKQIIFAINAAHNGVFRMSPDVEGLVEASNNVARVELKNGEIKILNLTRSSVESTKWEVANQLKSAFESNGLQTEFGGSYPGWKPKPDAEIIKVMTDLYENNFGEKPMVVACHAGLECGIIGANYPKMEMVSFGPTIKGAHSPDERASISSTQKFWKYTQEILKNIPVKK from the coding sequence ATGGAATATTCTCAACTGGAACCAAAAGTGATCTGGAAAAACTTCGAGGCACTTAATTCCGTTCCAAGACCTTCAAAAAAAGAAGAAAAAGTTATAAAATTCATAAAGGAATTCGGTGAAAAACTGGGATTGCCAACAACCGTTGACGAAGCTGGAAATGTCATCATCACAAAACCCGCAACAGCAGGAATGGAAAACCGTCAGCCAATCGTGATGCAATCGCACCTAGATATGGTTTGCCAAAAAAACAACGACGTCGATTTTGACTTCGAAACCCAAGGCATTCAAATGTTTGTGGATGGTGATTGGGTGAAGGCAAATGGGACAACACTTGGGGCAGACAATGGTCTGGGCGTTGCAACAATTATGTCGATTCTTGAAAGTGACGATATTCCTCATCCAGATCTGGAAGCACTTTTCACCATAGATGAAGAAACAGGAATGACTGGAGCTTTAGCTTTGAAACCTGGACAATTGAAAGGCGAAATTCTATTAAATTTAGATACTGAGGAAGATGATGAGATCGATATCGGTTGTGCTGGTGGCGTAGATGTGACAGCTTCTGCGAAATTCGATTTGAATGATTCCAAAGGCGAAACTTTCAAGATCGAGATCAAAGGTTTGCAAGGCGGACACTCTGGAATGGACATTATCAAAGGGCTTGGTAATTCCAACAAATTATTGGGCAGATTTTTATTCTCAGCTTTAGAAAATCAAATTCAGCTAAGCTCAATCGATGGTGGAAGTTTGAGAAACGCTATTCCAAGAGAGGCAAATGCTACTTTCACGGTAGAAAATTCGTCTGAATTTTTTAAGAATGTAGAGCAATTAAAATCTGAAATATTAGAGGAGTTTGCATCATTGGAAAAAGATCTAACAATTAATATTGAAAAAATAGATTTACAGGAAAAAGTAATTTCTGTTGAAAATTCTAAACAAATAATTTTCGCGATCAATGCGGCTCACAACGGTGTTTTCCGAATGAGTCCAGATGTGGAAGGTCTGGTAGAAGCCTCCAACAATGTTGCACGAGTTGAACTTAAAAATGGAGAGATCAAAATCCTTAATCTCACAAGATCCTCCGTAGAATCTACGAAATGGGAAGTTGCCAACCAACTGAAATCTGCGTTCGAAAGCAACGGTTTGCAAACGGAATTTGGTGGTTCATATCCAGGTTGGAAACCGAAGCCAGATGCAGAGATCATCAAAGTGATGACGGATCTTTATGAAAACAACTTCGGCGAAAAACCAATGGTGGTTGCTTGCCACGCCGGTTTGGAATGTGGCATCATCGGAGCCAACTATCCAAAAATGGAAATGGTAAGTTTTGGACCGACGATCAAAGGTGCACATTCGCCAGATGAGCGAGCTAGCATCTCATCAACTCAAAAATTCTGGAAGTACACACAAGAAATTTTGAAAAATATTCCCGTAAAAAAATAG
- the yiaA gene encoding inner membrane protein YiaA — translation MAKQKVSNAFVAASWVALGAGMIGFITGLARADMELNEKGYYFTILLYGLFAVVSLQKAVRDKMENIKVTDIYYGLCWFATLSSIVLLVIGLWNATILPSEKGFYAFAFLLALFGAIAVQKNTRDNMLED, via the coding sequence ATGGCAAAACAAAAAGTGTCAAATGCTTTCGTAGCAGCATCTTGGGTCGCTTTGGGCGCAGGAATGATTGGTTTCATCACAGGACTTGCACGCGCCGATATGGAACTGAACGAGAAAGGCTACTACTTCACCATCCTACTCTATGGCTTGTTCGCAGTCGTTTCTTTGCAGAAAGCCGTTCGTGACAAGATGGAAAATATCAAAGTGACCGACATCTATTACGGACTTTGTTGGTTCGCCACATTATCATCGATCGTTCTTCTAGTAATCGGACTTTGGAACGCAACGATTCTCCCAAGTGAAAAAGGATTTTATGCCTTTGCATTTTTGCTCGCCCTTTTCGGAGCGATTGCAGTTCAGAAAAATACGCGTGACAATATGCTGGAAGATTAA
- a CDS encoding pyridoxamine 5'-phosphate oxidase family protein, producing the protein MSESTHTQDAQRQAKPVAPKVKELIAKTLSVTLATVDAEGTPNASYAPFVEIDNKFYILVSFMAKHTKNLSEGRKVSAMFIEDESATKQVYARERLTVEVSTSQIERDSAEWTNVVGQLKERHGKIVDVLNEMTDFILVALHPVKGAYVNGFGSAYFVDANLEIMEHRNDQNHQTK; encoded by the coding sequence ATGAGTGAAAGTACACACACGCAAGATGCCCAAAGACAAGCAAAACCAGTTGCGCCGAAAGTAAAAGAATTAATCGCTAAAACACTTAGCGTTACTTTGGCAACAGTAGATGCAGAAGGAACGCCGAACGCAAGCTACGCGCCGTTTGTAGAGATTGACAACAAATTCTACATTTTGGTTTCTTTTATGGCAAAACACACGAAGAATCTTTCGGAAGGTAGAAAAGTTTCTGCGATGTTTATCGAGGATGAGTCTGCGACGAAACAAGTTTATGCAAGAGAAAGATTGACAGTTGAAGTTTCTACTTCTCAAATCGAAAGAGATTCTGCTGAATGGACCAACGTTGTAGGACAATTGAAAGAAAGACACGGTAAGATTGTAGATGTTCTTAATGAAATGACAGATTTCATCTTAGTGGCGCTTCATCCTGTGAAAGGTGCGTACGTGAATGGTTTCGGAAGTGCTTATTTTGTAGATGCAAATCTTGAAATAATGGAACACAGAAACGACCAGAATCACCAAACAAAATAA
- the ahcY gene encoding adenosylhomocysteinase: MSTTTQYVPYKVKDISLAEWGRKEITLAEAEMPGLMSIREEFGPSQPLKGARIAGCLHMTIQTAVLIETLVALGAEVTWSSCNIFSTQDHAAAAIAAAGIPVYAWKGLNEEDFDWCIEQTLFFGEDRKPLNMILDDGGDLTNMVFDRYPEFTKDIKGLSEETTTGVHRLYERMKNGTLVMPAINVNDSVTKSKFDNKYGCKESAVDAVRRATDLMLAGKRVVVCGYGDVGKGTAASFRGAGSIVTVTEIDPICALQAAMDGYEVKRLDTVVDNADIIITTTGNYNIVRGNHFLKMKDKAVVCNIGHFDNEIDMAWLNENYGHTKSEVKPQVDIYTIEGKEVIILAEGRLVNLGCATGHPSFVMSNSFSNQTLAQIELWTNSEAYGNEVYMLPKHLDEKVAELHLKKLSVELETLTPEQADYIGVDVKGPFKPEYYRY, translated from the coding sequence ATGAGTACAACAACACAATACGTTCCTTATAAAGTTAAGGATATTTCCTTAGCAGAATGGGGAAGAAAAGAAATCACTTTGGCGGAAGCTGAGATGCCAGGTTTGATGTCTATCCGTGAAGAATTCGGACCATCTCAACCACTTAAAGGTGCTAGAATCGCAGGATGTCTTCATATGACAATCCAGACTGCAGTTTTGATCGAGACTTTGGTAGCACTTGGTGCTGAGGTGACTTGGTCTTCTTGCAACATCTTCTCTACTCAGGACCACGCTGCGGCTGCGATTGCTGCTGCTGGAATCCCGGTTTACGCTTGGAAAGGTCTAAACGAAGAAGATTTTGACTGGTGCATAGAGCAGACTCTTTTCTTTGGTGAAGACAGAAAACCATTGAATATGATCCTTGATGACGGCGGCGATTTGACCAATATGGTTTTTGACAGATACCCAGAATTCACAAAAGATATCAAAGGACTTTCTGAAGAAACCACAACCGGTGTTCACAGATTGTACGAAAGAATGAAAAACGGAACTTTGGTAATGCCTGCAATCAACGTAAATGATTCTGTTACCAAATCTAAATTCGATAACAAATACGGTTGTAAAGAATCTGCAGTAGATGCTGTAAGAAGAGCGACAGACCTTATGTTGGCTGGAAAAAGAGTTGTAGTTTGCGGCTACGGAGACGTAGGAAAAGGAACTGCGGCTTCTTTCAGAGGAGCTGGTTCTATCGTAACTGTAACTGAGATTGACCCGATCTGTGCGCTACAAGCGGCAATGGACGGATACGAAGTGAAAAGATTGGACACAGTAGTTGACAACGCAGACATCATCATCACGACGACTGGAAATTACAACATCGTAAGAGGAAACCACTTCCTTAAAATGAAAGACAAAGCAGTAGTTTGTAACATCGGTCACTTCGACAACGAGATCGATATGGCTTGGTTGAACGAAAACTACGGTCACACAAAGTCAGAAGTGAAGCCTCAAGTTGACATCTACACCATCGAAGGTAAAGAAGTGATCATCCTTGCAGAAGGAAGATTGGTAAACCTTGGTTGCGCAACTGGCCACCCAAGTTTTGTAATGTCTAACTCATTCAGTAACCAGACTTTGGCTCAAATCGAACTTTGGACAAACTCAGAAGCTTACGGAAACGAAGTTTATATGTTGCCAAAACATTTGGACGAGAAAGTAGCAGAATTGCACCTTAAGAAATTAAGCGTAGAATTAGAAACCCTTACACCAGAACAAGCAGATTACATCGGCGTTGACGTGAAAGGACCTTTCAAACCAGAATACTACAGATACTAA